A window of Dorea formicigenerans contains these coding sequences:
- a CDS encoding helix-turn-helix domain-containing protein, which produces MKINDVIKKCIKIPGISIKQAEYSMELILNTKEGKGSMTFFSLFPGLSLAYIFINSPTWTAPDLRSDSSITKGPLLLNYCVTGRCEMILNNKNFVYIKDRELSLTECFAQKEYVYPKRIYEGLEFFIDIDTFTLENTWVQNEFSIDFRKISKMFCPHGSTYISTATHETEEILKKLWELYDFPASFAVIQMKIYTLALFSVLQNLEAIPKSQACTFFTESQVNIAKKVENIITSDLRLHHPAWELAEYFSISETSLKNYFRGVYGQNISVYLREMRMNKAGELLASTRLSVAEIAAQVGYLNQSKFASVFKKHFGVSPLEYRRTRHLDS; this is translated from the coding sequence ATGAAAATTAACGACGTGATCAAAAAATGTATCAAAATACCAGGTATATCCATAAAACAGGCTGAATATAGTATGGAGCTTATATTAAATACGAAGGAAGGTAAAGGTTCGATGACCTTTTTTTCACTTTTTCCCGGTCTGTCTCTGGCATATATTTTTATAAATTCTCCAACCTGGACGGCTCCCGACCTTCGATCAGACAGCTCCATTACAAAAGGTCCATTGCTTCTTAACTATTGTGTGACAGGTCGTTGTGAAATGATCCTGAACAACAAAAATTTTGTCTACATCAAAGACAGAGAACTTTCTCTCACAGAATGCTTCGCCCAAAAAGAATATGTTTATCCAAAGCGCATCTATGAGGGGCTTGAATTCTTTATTGATATAGATACATTTACTTTAGAAAATACATGGGTACAAAATGAATTTAGCATTGATTTCAGAAAAATCTCAAAGATGTTTTGTCCTCATGGAAGCACTTATATATCGACAGCGACCCACGAAACTGAGGAAATTCTCAAAAAACTATGGGAATTATATGATTTTCCGGCCTCTTTTGCAGTCATTCAAATGAAAATATATACGCTCGCTTTATTCTCAGTACTACAAAATTTGGAGGCTATCCCTAAGTCTCAGGCCTGCACTTTCTTTACTGAATCTCAGGTTAATATTGCTAAAAAGGTCGAAAATATCATCACCTCAGACCTAAGGCTGCATCATCCTGCGTGGGAATTGGCTGAATATTTTTCTATCAGCGAAACCAGTCTAAAAAATTATTTTCGCGGTGTTTACGGACAGAATATTTCTGTCTATCTGCGTGAAATGCGTATGAATAAAGCAGGCGAACTGCTTGCCTCAACACGACTGTCTGTAGCTGAGATTGCAGCACAGGTCGGATATCTGAATCAGAGCAAATTCGCCTCTGTGTTTAAAAAGCATTTTGGTGTATCACCTTTGGAATATCGCCGCACCAGACATTTAGACTCCTAA
- a CDS encoding TetR/AcrR family transcriptional regulator yields the protein MSTKAEDTQKNILNTARKHFLKDGLTGASLRNIVKDAGLTTGAFYKYYPTKEALFDALTDPYMEHIYQIYDQIVEEFEKLSASDQTRNMSYTSSDGMEQMVDYIYDHYDNFRLLLKCGDSGKFELFIHNMVEREMKSSLKYMEKMKENGVKIPIVEESLMHMIYTGFFSSVFQIIEHDIDRETAKKNVHQLKEFNTGGWERLWNIEFPV from the coding sequence ATGTCGACAAAAGCAGAAGATACACAAAAAAATATATTAAATACAGCCAGAAAACATTTCCTGAAAGATGGTCTGACCGGAGCATCTTTAAGAAACATTGTAAAAGATGCCGGACTTACTACTGGTGCATTTTACAAATATTATCCGACGAAAGAGGCACTTTTTGATGCACTGACAGATCCCTATATGGAACACATTTATCAGATTTATGATCAGATCGTTGAGGAGTTTGAAAAGCTTTCGGCCAGTGATCAGACAAGGAATATGTCGTATACATCCAGTGATGGAATGGAGCAGATGGTTGATTATATTTATGATCATTATGATAATTTCAGATTATTGTTGAAATGTGGAGACAGTGGAAAATTTGAACTATTCATACACAATATGGTAGAACGGGAAATGAAGTCCAGCCTGAAATATATGGAAAAGATGAAAGAGAACGGTGTGAAAATACCGATTGTAGAGGAAAGCCTTATGCATATGATCTATACGGGATTTTTTTCATCAGTATTTCAGATCATTGAGCATGATATAGACAGGGAGACTGCAAAGAAAAATGTGCATCAGCTGAAAGAATTCAATACAGGTGGCTGGGAACGATTGTGGAATATTGA
- a CDS encoding MptD family putative ECF transporter S component, with product MNNKLQAKDLINLGLFTVLYFVLGCCVAIPIGFVPIFLPILGALWTLITGIPFMLFLTRVKKFGMVTLMAILSGLLMGLTGMGYWGVPLGLIFGLLGDLILKFGNYKSAKRSLIGYAVFSLWMVGTYIPMYFMVEDSRASFAASFGKEYADKVMAVMPMWSIVLVIAGIFICAIIGGMIGKALLKKHFVKAGIV from the coding sequence ATGAATAACAAATTACAGGCGAAGGACCTGATTAATCTGGGACTTTTCACAGTCCTTTATTTTGTACTCGGATGTTGTGTGGCAATTCCGATTGGCTTTGTTCCGATATTTCTTCCGATTCTTGGTGCATTGTGGACACTGATCACAGGAATTCCATTTATGTTATTCCTGACAAGGGTAAAGAAGTTTGGTATGGTAACGCTGATGGCAATTCTGAGTGGCCTTTTGATGGGACTTACCGGAATGGGATATTGGGGTGTACCTTTGGGGCTTATCTTTGGGCTGCTGGGAGATTTGATTCTGAAATTTGGCAATTATAAAAGTGCTAAAAGGAGCCTGATTGGATATGCAGTATTCAGTCTCTGGATGGTTGGTACATATATTCCAATGTACTTCATGGTAGAAGATTCAAGAGCCAGCTTCGCAGCCAGTTTTGGTAAAGAGTATGCAGATAAAGTAATGGCTGTCATGCCTATGTGGAGCATTGTTCTTGTGATTGCAGGTATCTTTATCTGCGCAATCATTGGAGGAATGATTGGAAAAGCGTTGCTCAAAAAACACTTTGTAAAAGCAGGAATCGTGTAA
- a CDS encoding energy-coupling factor transporter transmembrane component T produces the protein MDEILSATVDSRNGIVLDPRTKLFMLITITTLMFSTSNDGIMNIVKPILSLIPFALILSEHKFKTAGKYAVLYAVCFVLERLALNVWSGMISFLILAATSIMTRFAPGIMTGAYLISSTSVSEFISAMERMHVTEKIIIPLSVIFRFFPTIKEEYQAIRDAMKMRNIRFGGKNPFLMIEYRLIPLMVSVIKIGDELSAAALTRGLGAPVRRTNVCEIGFHVQDFSAIVVCFACFILFFLHQYIVF, from the coding sequence ATGGATGAGATATTATCTGCTACTGTTGACAGCAGAAATGGAATTGTTTTAGATCCTAGAACAAAATTGTTTATGCTTATAACGATTACAACATTGATGTTCAGTACCAGCAATGATGGAATCATGAATATAGTGAAACCAATACTAAGCCTTATACCATTTGCATTGATTTTGTCAGAGCACAAATTCAAAACAGCCGGTAAATATGCAGTTCTCTATGCGGTATGCTTTGTACTGGAGCGGCTGGCATTGAATGTTTGGAGTGGTATGATTTCTTTTCTGATATTGGCAGCAACATCAATTATGACGCGTTTTGCACCGGGAATTATGACAGGCGCATATCTGATTTCTTCTACATCTGTAAGTGAGTTTATCAGTGCAATGGAGCGGATGCATGTCACAGAAAAAATCATAATACCGTTGTCAGTTATTTTCCGTTTCTTTCCTACAATCAAGGAAGAATATCAGGCAATCCGGGATGCAATGAAAATGAGAAATATCCGTTTTGGTGGTAAAAATCCATTCCTTATGATTGAATACCGGCTGATACCATTGATGGTATCCGTAATAAAAATTGGTGATGAGCTGTCTGCAGCAGCTCTAACAAGGGGACTTGGTGCACCGGTCAGAAGAACCAATGTCTGCGAGATTGGCTTTCATGTACAGGATTTTAGTGCCATTGTTGTTTGCTTTGCATGCTTTATATTGTTCTTTTTGCATCAGTATATTGTTTTTTGA
- a CDS encoding ABC transporter ATP-binding protein has translation MIKIDHATFTYGENNEYSVGIRDIDLEIEDGQVIVLCGESGCGKTTLTRMINGLIPHYYEGKLTGEIWINGINVSQQPLYDTAKIVGSVFQNPRSQFFNVDTTSEITFGCENLGMPKEEIKDRLQATIQELHLKKLIGRNIFQLSGGEKQKIACAGVSIMKPDIFVLDEPSSNLDAASIMDLRRIIAHWKEQGKTIIISEHRLYYLRGLADRFIYMKEGQIIQDYSATEFENLTEEKREEMGLRAYVLENLLMPEMLISERTTMELHDFNFAYKNGPQILYIRECEIPANRIVAITGNNGAGKSTFSRCFCGLEKQCGTIIWNGKTYRPKERLKACYMVMQEVNHQLFTETIQDEVMISMKEENEKEADKFLDMLDLIKVKDRHPMSLSGGQKQRAAIASAIASGRSVLFLDEPTSGLDHKHMLEVAEVLREVWDTGISVYVITHDLELIIECCTDVIHFENGTIADQYQMDAEGMEKIRKYFIQEKCCGKWSKSD, from the coding sequence ATGATAAAAATAGATCATGCAACATTTACATATGGAGAAAATAATGAATATTCTGTGGGAATCCGGGATATTGATCTGGAGATAGAAGATGGTCAGGTTATTGTGCTATGTGGGGAGAGCGGTTGTGGAAAAACAACACTCACTCGAATGATCAATGGGTTGATTCCACATTATTATGAAGGAAAATTAACTGGTGAGATATGGATAAATGGGATAAATGTTTCGCAGCAGCCACTGTATGATACAGCAAAAATTGTTGGAAGTGTTTTTCAAAATCCACGGTCACAGTTTTTTAATGTAGATACAACAAGCGAGATTACTTTTGGATGTGAAAATCTTGGAATGCCAAAGGAAGAAATCAAAGATCGATTGCAGGCTACAATTCAGGAGCTGCATCTGAAAAAATTGATTGGACGCAATATTTTTCAGCTTTCAGGTGGAGAGAAGCAGAAGATTGCCTGTGCAGGGGTTTCTATTATGAAACCGGATATTTTTGTCCTGGACGAACCCTCTTCTAATCTGGATGCAGCTTCAATCATGGATCTGCGAAGAATAATCGCCCACTGGAAGGAACAGGGAAAAACGATTATTATATCGGAGCATCGCCTGTATTATCTGCGTGGGCTGGCGGATCGGTTTATTTATATGAAAGAGGGACAGATTATTCAGGATTATTCAGCCACAGAGTTTGAAAATCTGACAGAAGAAAAGCGAGAAGAGATGGGACTGCGGGCTTATGTTCTGGAAAATCTCCTTATGCCAGAGATGTTGATATCAGAAAGAACCACAATGGAACTTCATGATTTTAATTTTGCATATAAGAATGGTCCACAGATTTTATATATCAGAGAATGTGAGATTCCGGCAAATCGGATTGTCGCAATTACGGGCAATAATGGAGCTGGAAAATCTACTTTTTCCCGTTGTTTCTGTGGTTTGGAAAAACAATGTGGCACAATCATCTGGAATGGAAAAACTTACAGACCAAAAGAAAGGCTGAAAGCCTGTTATATGGTTATGCAGGAAGTGAATCATCAGCTTTTTACAGAGACAATACAGGATGAAGTTATGATTAGCATGAAAGAAGAAAATGAGAAAGAAGCAGACAAATTTCTTGATATGCTGGATCTGATAAAAGTCAAAGACCGTCATCCAATGTCACTTTCCGGAGGTCAGAAGCAGCGGGCGGCTATCGCATCTGCAATTGCCTCCGGGCGCTCTGTGCTGTTTTTGGATGAACCAACCAGTGGTCTTGATCATAAGCATATGCTGGAGGTTGCAGAGGTTCTAAGAGAAGTGTGGGATACCGGAATTTCGGTTTATGTGATCACACATGATTTGGAACTGATTATAGAGTGTTGCACTGATGTCATTCATTTTGAAAATGGAACTATTGCAGATCAGTATCAGATGGATGCAGAAGGAATGGAGAAGATAAGAAAATATTTTATCCAGGAAAAGTGTTGTGGCAAGTGGAGTAAATCTGACTGA